The following proteins are encoded in a genomic region of Arachis stenosperma cultivar V10309 chromosome 4, arast.V10309.gnm1.PFL2, whole genome shotgun sequence:
- the LOC130976419 gene encoding dirigent protein 22-like, with product MANTFPKILPSFSSLVFIIMILTVAVAVTTSAKHDSFFHELLFPTELGISQQDEKLTHLHFFFHDIVSGTNQTAVRVAAAPSSETSPTGFGSVVMMDDPLTETADQSSKIVGRAQGMYGSASQSELGLLMVMSFAFTEGEYNGSSLSVLGRNTVESAVREMPIVGGSGVFRFCRGYAQAKTHSIDEMEAVVEYDVYVFHY from the coding sequence ATGGCCAATACCTTCCCGAAAAtcctcccttctttttcttccctcGTCTTCATCATCATGATCCTCACCGTTGCCGTCGCCGTCACGACCAGCGCAAAACACGACTCTTTTTTCCATGAACTACTGTTCCCCACAGAGCTCGGAATCAGCCAGCAAGATGAGAAGCTCACCCACCTGCACTTCTTCTTCCACGACATCGTCAGCGGCACCAACCAAACTGCCGTGAGAGTAGCAGCGGCTCCGTCCAGCGAAACATCGCCGACGGGGTTCGGCTCGGTGGTTATGATGGACGATCCCTTAACGGAGACGGCAGATCAAAGCTCCAAGATCGTGGGAAGAGCTCAGGGAATGTACGGTTCGGCTTCGCAGAGCGAGCTGGGGCTTCTCATGGTAATGAGTTTTGCATTTACCGAAGGGGAGTACAATGGGAGTAGTCTCAGTGTGCTTGGCCGGAACACAGTGGAGAGCGCCGTCAGGGAGATGCCAATCGTCGGCGGCAGTGGGGTGTTCCGGTTCTGCCGTGGGTACGCTCAGGCCAAGACTCATTCTATTGATGAAATGGAAGCCGTTGTTGAGTATGATGTTTATGTCTTTCATTATTAA